One window from the genome of Acidihalobacter ferrooxydans encodes:
- a CDS encoding histone deacetylase family protein has product MSVLYWSHPSFRLHESAPDHPECGARLDAINDQLIAAGIEPWLMHRVAPAVTREQLERVHDVAYVDEIERVAGGCMTLQHLDRDTVIGPHSLEAARHAAGAVVAAVDAVMTSMPRRAFCAVRPPGHHATRNRAMGFCVYNNVAVGAAHALAVQGLERVAIVDFDVHHGNGTEDVFRHEPRVFMASAFEGSLWSTSDPQEPAPHNACWLDLPAGTRGRAYRARFAADLLPAIDAFAPQLLMISAGFDAHCADDISHLYLVEDDYAWITRELVALAERHCAGRLVSVLEGGYNLPALGRSVVAHLRALLE; this is encoded by the coding sequence ATGTCCGTTCTCTACTGGTCTCACCCCAGCTTTCGCCTGCATGAATCGGCCCCGGATCACCCCGAATGCGGTGCACGACTGGATGCGATCAATGACCAGTTGATTGCCGCCGGTATCGAACCCTGGCTGATGCACCGCGTAGCGCCGGCCGTGACGCGAGAGCAGCTGGAGCGGGTACATGATGTGGCGTATGTCGATGAAATCGAACGTGTGGCCGGTGGTTGCATGACGTTGCAGCATCTGGATCGGGACACGGTAATCGGCCCGCACAGTCTGGAGGCTGCGCGTCATGCTGCCGGCGCGGTGGTGGCCGCCGTGGATGCCGTGATGACGAGCATGCCCCGGCGGGCGTTCTGCGCCGTGCGCCCGCCGGGGCACCACGCGACCCGCAATCGGGCCATGGGCTTTTGTGTATACAACAACGTTGCGGTCGGGGCCGCGCATGCGCTGGCCGTTCAAGGGCTGGAGCGTGTCGCTATCGTCGATTTTGACGTGCATCACGGCAACGGCACCGAGGATGTTTTCCGCCATGAACCCCGCGTGTTCATGGCATCTGCGTTCGAGGGGTCGCTGTGGTCGACCAGCGATCCGCAGGAACCGGCGCCGCACAATGCCTGTTGGCTCGATTTGCCTGCCGGCACCCGGGGCCGGGCCTATCGTGCTCGCTTTGCTGCAGATCTGCTGCCGGCCATCGATGCATTTGCACCGCAGTTACTGATGATCTCGGCCGGATTCGACGCGCATTGCGCGGATGACATTTCGCATCTCTATCTGGTTGAGGACGATTACGCCTGGATCACCCGCGAGCTGGTGGCGCTGGCCGAGCGGCATTGCGCCGGGCGATTGGTGTCCGTGCTTGAAGGCGGCTACAACCTGCCGGCGTTGGGGCGCAGTGTCGTGGCGCACCTGCGCGCATTGCTGGAGTAG
- a CDS encoding cupredoxin domain-containing protein, with the protein MKPRISIRKTGVILAGICAAFLTLGAFDAAQAATAAGTIRFDRTGFNHMNTQLVRGSTLHFSNPSARPLHLAIVTWRGRKVDTLTLAAHGGTAAWKPVKNGVYVFYDTRNTSYGDVPLAGEDGEKVYQPVARKHSPDFPAPVYGIVAVTAADGGGIPLSRSYGPMEVPGKSSLTGKHEHPFMHNTKDMPWIEVPGGTMTFKPWVLVVRAGTPIHVFDYDMMDHAFFPGHYPVMYLDHGKVSYYHHTFSGFILQSNGGHHVITFDKPGLYHILCIIHSYAWKHTYKSHRFYGGFPYVMDAVVVVEPAKRTG; encoded by the coding sequence ATGAAACCACGCATCAGCATCCGCAAAACGGGTGTCATACTTGCAGGCATCTGCGCTGCCTTCCTCACGCTTGGCGCTTTTGATGCGGCGCAGGCCGCTACGGCCGCCGGCACCATCCGGTTTGACCGGACCGGATTCAACCACATGAACACGCAGCTCGTACGCGGTTCGACACTGCATTTCTCCAACCCGAGCGCACGCCCGCTGCATCTGGCCATTGTCACCTGGCGCGGCCGCAAGGTGGACACACTGACGCTCGCCGCGCATGGCGGCACTGCGGCATGGAAACCGGTCAAAAATGGCGTTTACGTGTTCTACGACACACGAAACACCTCATACGGCGACGTACCGCTCGCAGGCGAAGACGGCGAAAAGGTTTATCAGCCCGTCGCACGCAAGCACTCGCCCGACTTCCCCGCGCCGGTCTACGGCATCGTCGCGGTGACCGCTGCCGATGGCGGCGGCATCCCGCTCAGCCGCAGTTACGGCCCGATGGAAGTGCCGGGCAAGAGCAGCCTGACCGGCAAGCACGAACACCCGTTCATGCACAACACCAAGGACATGCCGTGGATCGAAGTGCCCGGCGGCACCATGACCTTCAAGCCCTGGGTGCTGGTCGTGCGCGCGGGCACGCCGATTCATGTCTTCGACTACGACATGATGGATCACGCGTTTTTCCCCGGTCACTACCCCGTCATGTACCTCGATCACGGTAAAGTGAGCTATTACCACCACACCTTCTCCGGCTTTATTTTGCAGAGCAACGGTGGCCATCATGTCATCACGTTCGACAAACCGGGGCTGTACCACATACTTTGCATCATTCATTCCTACGCGTGGAAGCACACCTACAAATCACACAGATTCTACGGTGGTTTCCCCTATGTAATGGATGCAGTCGTGGTCGTCGAGCCGGCCAAGCGGACTGGATAG
- the rarD gene encoding EamA family transporter RarD has translation MPDSGNTRSGLLFGLTAYTLWGLFPLYFMLVDFASALEIVANRIIWSLLLCLLILATTRHLGDLRRILGNRRQLTYLLGAAALISVNWFGYVYAVNHNQVLQASLGYFINPLVTVLLAVIVLHERLRAIQWATIALALVGVLTIGIAYGHPPWISLMLAFSFGLYGLVKKFAGRQTGAVQSLAIETLLLAPVALLILLWLGSKGQTHFTSDGLTSMLLLASTGLATTAPLGSFAAAARRLPLSTLGMLQYLTPSMQFLIGVVVLHEPMSPLRWIGFALIWIALSLFSTDAIRAARRSRQDARREAERERLDKVSQEVH, from the coding sequence ATGCCCGATTCCGGCAACACACGCAGCGGCCTGCTGTTCGGCCTGACCGCCTACACGCTGTGGGGTCTGTTCCCGCTGTATTTCATGCTGGTCGACTTTGCTTCGGCGCTGGAAATCGTCGCCAACCGCATCATCTGGTCGCTGCTGCTGTGCCTGCTCATTCTCGCCACGACGCGCCACCTGGGCGATCTGCGCCGCATCCTCGGTAATCGTCGTCAACTCACATATCTCTTGGGCGCCGCCGCATTGATCAGCGTGAACTGGTTCGGCTACGTCTACGCCGTCAATCACAATCAGGTGCTGCAGGCCTCGCTGGGCTACTTCATCAACCCACTGGTCACGGTTCTGCTCGCCGTCATCGTGCTGCACGAACGGCTGCGCGCCATACAATGGGCGACGATTGCGCTGGCGCTGGTCGGCGTACTCACCATCGGCATCGCCTACGGTCACCCGCCGTGGATATCGCTCATGCTCGCCTTCAGCTTCGGCCTTTACGGGCTGGTCAAGAAATTCGCCGGACGCCAGACCGGTGCGGTGCAGAGCCTCGCCATCGAAACCCTGCTGCTCGCGCCCGTGGCGCTGCTGATTCTGTTGTGGCTGGGCAGCAAGGGACAAACGCACTTCACCAGCGACGGCCTGACCTCCATGCTGCTGCTCGCCTCGACCGGCCTGGCCACCACCGCGCCGCTCGGCAGCTTTGCCGCAGCCGCGCGGCGCCTGCCGCTGAGCACACTGGGCATGCTGCAATATCTCACGCCCTCGATGCAGTTTCTGATTGGCGTCGTCGTGCTGCACGAGCCAATGTCGCCGCTGCGCTGGATCGGTTTCGCCCTCATCTGGATCGCGCTGAGCCTCTTCAGTACCGATGCGATCCGCGCCGCGCGCCGCAGCCGTCAGGACGCACGGCGGGAAGCCGAACGCGAAAGGCTGGATAAAGTGTCGCAGGAGGTGCACTGA
- a CDS encoding heme o synthase produces MQRQYNAVPLEEAAVEAASPAGGGLIKDLLALSKAKVVSLLVFTGIVGELLAPSVTRHWAGALAGLAGIALAGGAGGVINQLIEPGLDQTMRRTRRRPLANGRISRGGGMLFAGVLLAAAVIVLAVWTNPLTLALTLGGTVGYGIVYTLYLKPNTPWNIVWGGIAGALPPLIGWTAVGDPIAAMPLVLVGLVFLWTPAHFWPLALCCREDYANACIPMLPVTHGVERTRREVVNYAVATLAISLAPAALGAGPLYGVVAAVAGTWYLLLTLRLKRMPESKAMDLYARHVFKASINYLFILFAALVVGHMTVLTGWVTW; encoded by the coding sequence ATGCAGCGGCAATACAATGCAGTACCTTTAGAGGAGGCGGCGGTCGAAGCCGCGTCGCCGGCCGGCGGCGGGCTGATCAAGGATCTGCTCGCCCTGTCCAAGGCCAAGGTCGTGTCGTTGCTGGTGTTCACCGGAATCGTCGGTGAGTTGCTTGCGCCCTCAGTAACCCGGCACTGGGCGGGCGCGCTGGCCGGCTTGGCTGGCATCGCGCTGGCCGGCGGCGCTGGCGGCGTGATCAATCAGCTGATCGAGCCGGGGCTCGACCAGACGATGCGCCGCACAAGAAGGCGCCCTTTGGCCAACGGGCGCATCAGCCGCGGCGGTGGCATGCTGTTCGCCGGCGTGCTGTTGGCTGCGGCGGTGATCGTCCTGGCGGTATGGACCAATCCCTTGACGCTGGCTCTGACCCTGGGCGGCACGGTGGGCTACGGCATCGTCTATACGCTGTACCTCAAGCCGAATACGCCGTGGAACATTGTCTGGGGCGGCATTGCGGGCGCTCTGCCGCCGCTGATCGGCTGGACAGCGGTCGGTGATCCGATTGCCGCCATGCCGCTGGTGCTGGTCGGTCTCGTTTTTCTGTGGACGCCGGCACATTTCTGGCCCTTGGCCTTGTGCTGCCGGGAGGACTATGCCAATGCCTGCATTCCGATGCTGCCGGTGACCCACGGTGTCGAGCGCACGCGGCGCGAAGTCGTCAATTACGCGGTAGCAACGCTCGCGATCAGTCTCGCACCCGCCGCGCTGGGGGCCGGACCGCTCTATGGTGTGGTGGCCGCCGTGGCGGGCACCTGGTACCTGTTGCTGACGTTGCGACTCAAACGGATGCCCGAAAGCAAGGCGATGGATTTGTATGCGCGCCATGTGTTCAAGGCATCGATCAATTATCTGTTCATCCTCTTTGCCGCCTTGGTGGTCGGCCATATGACCGTGCTGACCGGATGGGTCACATGGTAA
- a CDS encoding MotA/TolQ/ExbB proton channel family protein has translation MTAAGVYALFSLSGGILVLLALMLLLALAVIIERGWYFSYAARAAGPESAAAPDAERAALSAYAERRAGAPEGEFARFALTQLDTPPDVLTQSLEQRVLATLPNLDRGLWILDTTVTLAPLFGLLGSIIGMIHTFNLLGGRAAGIGAAGATSGIANALIATGAGLLVAIIAVIGLNIYNNRVREIVRRMDTVKLAALTIARREQQPPAETTSPHVVNATRTVHAN, from the coding sequence GTGACGGCAGCTGGAGTCTATGCACTGTTCAGCCTATCGGGCGGCATCCTGGTGCTGCTCGCATTGATGCTGCTGCTGGCGCTCGCCGTCATCATCGAGCGTGGCTGGTACTTCAGTTACGCGGCACGCGCGGCAGGCCCGGAATCGGCTGCCGCGCCGGATGCGGAGCGGGCCGCCCTGAGCGCTTATGCCGAACGCCGTGCCGGCGCCCCCGAGGGGGAGTTCGCCCGCTTTGCACTGACCCAGCTCGACACGCCCCCCGATGTCCTCACGCAAAGCCTGGAGCAGCGTGTGCTGGCCACCCTGCCGAACCTTGATCGCGGCCTCTGGATTCTCGATACCACGGTGACCCTCGCCCCACTGTTCGGACTGCTTGGCAGCATCATCGGCATGATCCACACCTTCAACCTGCTTGGCGGTCGCGCAGCGGGCATCGGTGCCGCAGGCGCGACCAGCGGCATCGCAAACGCGCTGATCGCGACCGGCGCCGGACTGCTGGTTGCGATCATCGCGGTGATCGGACTCAACATCTACAACAACCGCGTCCGCGAAATCGTGCGGCGGATGGACACCGTCAAGCTCGCCGCGCTGACCATCGCCAGGCGCGAACAGCAACCACCCGCGGAAACCACAAGCCCCCACGTGGTGAACGCAACACGAACCGTACATGCGAACTGA
- a CDS encoding ExbD/TolR family protein: MDTTERRYLRKTEPRLNIIPMIDVMMFMLVFFVLIVLRSIPDQGLHFTLPQTDHAARMPQHSLVVNVAPGGIISLGGQHLTLAQLRTRLHARVTAGGSAPHVLIAGDRRVSLQRLVHVMSAISAAGIHDVGVAVRTTASGG, from the coding sequence ATGGACACGACTGAACGCCGCTACCTGCGCAAGACCGAGCCTCGCCTCAACATCATTCCGATGATCGACGTGATGATGTTCATGCTGGTGTTCTTCGTGCTCATCGTGCTGCGCTCGATACCCGATCAGGGCCTGCATTTCACATTGCCGCAAACCGACCACGCGGCGCGGATGCCGCAACACAGCCTCGTCGTCAACGTCGCACCCGGTGGCATCATCAGCCTGGGCGGCCAGCACTTGACGCTCGCCCAGTTGCGCACCCGACTGCACGCCCGTGTCACGGCCGGCGGCAGCGCTCCGCACGTTCTCATTGCCGGCGACCGCCGTGTATCCTTGCAGCGCCTGGTGCATGTGATGTCTGCCATCAGCGCCGCCGGCATACATGACGTCGGCGTCGCCGTGCGCACCACAGCTAGTGGCGGTTGA
- a CDS encoding SEL1-like repeat protein, which produces MERYFGLQVTALTILTVLVVGVSGVYSYQHGGALMNGTNRISPANAPRPPAAVAGIPSNFAPSKQVGAFVHAVEQGRGVVFIGNHNAPTVFVLFDANCIACHLEWQELQRYIDAGQLRVGFVPVAVVNHGSLVQGARILGAKDRAGKLREVQAAFTPADEAGGGPQYKHVKFTGLMSLWAQQVKNNTAWVKHFDYYGVPITVIPGQGASGFTHQGLLSPGDLARMIQRGNRLAMHHFANADSKVMNGDGALASETARLSAGHFMKLAEQKAYLAARAGATEHPKSARRDYEMAYSYYQSAAMMGSAQAAYKLGLYWGSGKANDAGMMNPEGVKMSVYWFTQAAKMGDAQAAQGLGLMYMTSEGMHKSPQDFKLAAKWLGLAAQQGKAIAENDLGMLYMYGRGVPRDTQTAKHWFEMAAAQGYRPARINLAYLNGTLGQGKLGATKDYVVPAVRVN; this is translated from the coding sequence ATGGAACGCTATTTTGGCTTGCAGGTTACCGCTTTGACTATACTCACAGTGCTTGTGGTGGGTGTGTCGGGGGTTTATTCCTATCAACACGGCGGGGCGCTGATGAATGGCACCAACCGGATCAGCCCGGCGAACGCACCCCGGCCGCCCGCAGCAGTGGCGGGGATTCCATCGAACTTCGCGCCGTCCAAGCAGGTCGGAGCGTTCGTCCATGCGGTCGAGCAGGGCCGCGGCGTCGTATTCATCGGCAATCACAATGCGCCGACCGTATTCGTGCTTTTCGACGCCAATTGCATTGCCTGTCATCTTGAATGGCAGGAATTGCAGCGTTACATCGACGCCGGCCAGTTGCGGGTCGGCTTCGTGCCGGTTGCCGTGGTCAATCACGGCAGTCTCGTTCAGGGCGCGCGCATTCTCGGCGCCAAGGATCGGGCCGGCAAGCTGCGTGAAGTGCAGGCGGCGTTCACGCCCGCGGATGAGGCGGGCGGTGGGCCGCAGTACAAGCACGTGAAGTTCACCGGGTTGATGAGCCTGTGGGCACAACAGGTGAAGAACAACACGGCCTGGGTCAAGCATTTTGATTACTATGGTGTGCCGATTACGGTTATCCCCGGACAGGGCGCCTCCGGCTTCACGCATCAGGGTCTGCTCAGCCCCGGCGATCTGGCGCGGATGATTCAGCGCGGCAACCGCCTGGCGATGCATCATTTCGCCAATGCCGACTCCAAGGTGATGAACGGCGATGGCGCCCTGGCCAGCGAGACCGCGCGTCTCAGCGCGGGACACTTCATGAAACTGGCAGAACAGAAGGCCTATCTCGCGGCACGCGCTGGCGCCACCGAGCATCCCAAATCGGCACGGCGCGACTATGAGATGGCCTATTCCTATTATCAGAGCGCGGCCATGATGGGCAGTGCGCAGGCGGCGTATAAACTGGGTCTGTACTGGGGTTCCGGCAAGGCTAATGATGCGGGGATGATGAATCCTGAAGGCGTCAAGATGTCTGTCTATTGGTTCACCCAGGCCGCCAAGATGGGCGATGCCCAGGCTGCACAAGGCCTGGGCCTGATGTACATGACCAGTGAAGGCATGCACAAATCGCCGCAGGACTTCAAGCTTGCCGCGAAGTGGCTGGGACTCGCCGCGCAGCAGGGCAAAGCGATCGCCGAGAACGATCTGGGCATGCTGTACATGTACGGTCGCGGTGTGCCGCGCGATACGCAGACGGCCAAGCACTGGTTCGAGATGGCGGCGGCGCAGGGTTACCGGCCGGCGCGCATCAATCTGGCCTATCTGAACGGCACGCTCGGCCAGGGCAAGCTGGGTGCGACGAAGGACTACGTCGTGCCGGCAGTGCGGGTCAATTGA
- a CDS encoding cytochrome c oxidase subunit I, giving the protein MAASMKDWAGLPVEKGRPFDVRPWLRLETYWPMLRAALWGYIGYFLGAWLEAALTWAIVGNDPIGNMINTPRAIAVGYLFAVIGWFLGGGVLEGWIIPAITGDESWHNVPDGPAKYFRFSTDYKSSSVRYTVWVMFSFLVGGLFAMAIRVNLLYPQLFLFSSFRVYNEFFSAHGIMMLLGVAAVGLIGGAGYWAVPLMLGGRSTVYPKLGGLSWWFQPIGFMAILMSPMVGGFQSGWMGFEPLGDWSGSGMVLYNLGVTTMLLSSWVNGLIFVTSLVHMRAKGMSLSRVPIFVWGIFAASVLLLVFVPYTAVPVMMNLFDEVIGSNFFGPVGALPMAYQNMFWWLFHPEVYVFVLPAWALWLEIASVFTGRPVFAKNWAIAGLLAVAFISIAVGVHHYFTEVKPAEQALFMGITETVSVPTGFMYMALIGTLWGGKTRFYAPMLIVLMSALTFLIGGFTGVFLSDVPANFMLHNTFFVIGHFHYTILGGFLFTFVAALYFYFPKVTGRMYNEFWAHVQAWIMFISFQFTFFPMFILGYMGMNRRIAVYLPYLQHLNVVVSISAFILGGSFFIALGNLVWSAMYGPKAPQNPWGAKTLDWQVPSPIGKNNFQRIPVVIGDCYDPNAKPEDVVKWVDPPWAEGDREQTEEGAR; this is encoded by the coding sequence ATGGCAGCATCAATGAAGGATTGGGCGGGCCTACCGGTTGAAAAGGGTCGCCCCTTCGACGTCCGGCCGTGGCTGCGGCTGGAAACGTACTGGCCCATGCTGCGCGCTGCGCTGTGGGGGTATATCGGCTATTTCCTGGGTGCTTGGCTCGAAGCGGCGCTGACCTGGGCCATCGTGGGCAACGATCCGATCGGCAACATGATCAATACGCCTCGCGCGATCGCCGTGGGCTATCTGTTCGCCGTTATAGGGTGGTTTCTCGGCGGCGGTGTGCTGGAGGGCTGGATTATTCCGGCGATCACCGGCGACGAATCCTGGCACAACGTACCCGACGGGCCGGCCAAGTATTTCCGCTTCAGCACGGATTACAAGTCCTCGTCGGTACGCTACACCGTGTGGGTCATGTTCAGCTTTCTGGTGGGCGGACTGTTCGCAATGGCGATTCGCGTGAACCTGCTGTACCCGCAGTTGTTTCTGTTCTCGTCCTTCAGAGTTTACAACGAGTTCTTCAGCGCCCACGGCATCATGATGCTACTCGGTGTGGCCGCGGTCGGTCTGATCGGCGGTGCGGGCTACTGGGCGGTGCCGCTAATGCTTGGTGGCCGTTCGACGGTGTATCCGAAGCTCGGCGGCCTGAGCTGGTGGTTCCAGCCGATCGGCTTCATGGCCATCCTGATGTCGCCAATGGTTGGTGGTTTCCAGTCCGGCTGGATGGGGTTCGAGCCGCTGGGCGACTGGTCCGGTTCGGGTATGGTGCTGTACAACCTCGGTGTGACCACCATGCTCCTGTCGTCCTGGGTGAACGGCCTGATTTTCGTCACCTCACTGGTGCATATGCGCGCCAAGGGCATGTCGTTGTCGCGTGTGCCGATTTTCGTTTGGGGTATCTTCGCTGCCTCCGTGCTGCTGCTGGTGTTCGTGCCGTACACGGCGGTGCCGGTGATGATGAACCTGTTCGACGAAGTGATCGGCTCGAACTTCTTCGGCCCGGTGGGCGCGTTGCCAATGGCCTATCAGAATATGTTCTGGTGGCTGTTCCATCCCGAGGTGTATGTGTTCGTACTCCCAGCCTGGGCGCTGTGGCTGGAGATTGCGTCGGTGTTTACGGGGCGTCCGGTATTCGCCAAGAACTGGGCGATCGCCGGTCTGCTGGCGGTGGCGTTTATCTCTATCGCTGTCGGCGTGCATCATTATTTCACCGAGGTGAAGCCGGCCGAGCAGGCGCTGTTCATGGGTATCACGGAAACCGTTTCGGTACCGACCGGGTTCATGTACATGGCTTTGATCGGTACGTTGTGGGGCGGCAAAACGCGCTTTTACGCGCCGATGCTGATCGTGCTGATGTCGGCACTGACCTTCCTGATCGGTGGTTTCACCGGTGTGTTTCTCTCCGACGTGCCGGCCAACTTCATGCTGCACAACACGTTTTTCGTCATCGGGCACTTCCATTACACGATTCTTGGAGGTTTCCTGTTTACCTTCGTGGCTGCGCTGTACTTCTATTTTCCGAAGGTTACCGGGCGGATGTACAACGAGTTCTGGGCGCATGTCCAAGCCTGGATCATGTTCATTTCCTTCCAGTTCACTTTCTTCCCGATGTTTATTCTCGGCTACATGGGTATGAATCGGCGTATCGCGGTGTACCTGCCGTACCTGCAGCATCTCAATGTAGTTGTATCCATATCCGCATTCATTCTCGGCGGCAGTTTCTTTATTGCCCTGGGTAATCTGGTCTGGAGTGCGATGTACGGGCCCAAGGCGCCGCAGAACCCGTGGGGCGCGAAGACGCTCGACTGGCAGGTGCCATCGCCGATCGGCAAGAATAACTTCCAGCGTATCCCTGTGGTCATCGGCGATTGCTATGACCCGAACGCCAAGCCCGAGGACGTGGTGAAGTGGGTCGATCCGCCGTGGGCCGAGGGTGATCGTGAGCAAACCGAGGAGGGCGCGCGCTGA
- a CDS encoding sigma-54-dependent transcriptional regulator, producing MRILIVDDEQPLRDSLRYLLEAYGHQVVEALDIQDARSVLRARCRRIDVMLLDLFFQDAPDGLALLEELTADADAPPVIVTSGTSAVAHAVRALKLGARDYLTKPVDPDELRMRLAYIEQSIPSTHADTRIHSDADCIRFDKERVLVCRSPAMKALLRRVEHIVEQNFPVLIQGETGVGKGLLARLMHAFSPRAQAPFVAVNCSAIPPELAEAELFGHYKGSFTGASTTRIGLLQQANGGTLFLDEIGELTPALQSKLLTALEDGQIRPIGAHEPVDVDIRLLCATNRDLAQETRTGTFRADLYYRISTVALTIPPLRERVEDIRPITEIIVNELRHSFNREYATLDPATLRALEHHDWPGNVRELRNVLVRSMVEMNGIDLHIDDADLHPGDNGAQEPQHPTRDVITDAIGPDSAEILTLEEIERRYAQTVLNRLGGNKLATAKALGISRGTLRRKLEETD from the coding sequence GTGCGTATCCTGATTGTTGACGACGAGCAGCCGCTGCGCGATTCACTGCGCTATCTGCTTGAAGCATACGGGCATCAAGTCGTAGAGGCACTGGACATTCAGGACGCGCGCAGCGTGTTACGCGCACGCTGCAGGCGTATCGACGTGATGCTGCTTGATCTGTTTTTTCAGGATGCGCCGGACGGGCTTGCCCTGCTGGAAGAGCTGACCGCCGACGCCGACGCGCCACCGGTGATCGTCACTTCCGGCACGAGTGCGGTAGCACACGCGGTGCGCGCGCTGAAACTCGGCGCCCGCGACTACCTGACCAAGCCAGTCGATCCGGACGAGTTGCGCATGCGGCTGGCCTATATCGAGCAAAGCATCCCCAGCACCCACGCCGACACCCGCATCCATTCGGACGCCGACTGCATCCGCTTCGACAAGGAGCGTGTGCTGGTCTGTCGCAGCCCCGCGATGAAAGCGCTGCTGCGCCGCGTGGAACACATCGTCGAGCAGAATTTCCCGGTCCTGATCCAAGGAGAGACTGGCGTCGGCAAAGGCCTTCTCGCCCGTCTGATGCACGCATTCAGTCCACGCGCGCAGGCACCGTTCGTGGCCGTCAACTGCAGCGCGATTCCACCGGAACTGGCCGAGGCCGAATTGTTCGGCCACTACAAGGGATCGTTCACCGGCGCCAGCACCACCCGCATCGGCTTGTTGCAGCAGGCCAACGGCGGCACCTTGTTCCTCGACGAAATCGGCGAACTGACGCCCGCCCTGCAAAGCAAATTACTCACCGCGCTCGAAGACGGCCAGATCCGCCCGATCGGCGCTCACGAACCCGTCGATGTCGACATCCGGCTGCTCTGCGCAACCAACCGCGATTTGGCCCAGGAGACCCGAACAGGCACGTTCCGCGCCGATCTCTACTACCGCATTTCCACGGTCGCCCTGACCATCCCTCCGCTGCGCGAGCGCGTCGAAGACATCCGGCCGATCACGGAAATAATCGTTAACGAATTGCGCCATTCTTTCAACCGCGAATACGCCACGCTCGATCCGGCGACTCTCCGCGCACTCGAACACCATGACTGGCCCGGCAACGTGCGCGAACTGCGCAACGTGCTGGTGCGCAGCATGGTGGAGATGAATGGCATCGATCTGCATATCGACGACGCCGACCTGCACCCGGGCGACAACGGCGCGCAGGAACCACAGCATCCGACGCGCGATGTGATCACGGATGCAATCGGCCCGGATAGCGCGGAGATCCTCACGCTCGAGGAAATTGAGCGCCGTTACGCCCAGACGGTGCTCAACCGGCTTGGCGGCAACAAGCTGGCCACGGCCAAGGCGCTGGGCATCAGCCGCGGCACCTTGCGGCGCAAGCTCGAGGAGACGGATTGA
- a CDS encoding HAMP domain-containing histidine kinase: MHEINNPLGTLVNAAYALSADAAQDSNVRALAHTLRTEADRIHRLADTLAILCREQDCTRTRFNLTPVLEDLLLLASLEPGLRQRRKINATLPEHPLPVKGNPEQIRQVLWNLLLNASRHGVGNIELEVKTLRKGVTVTMRNRCAQESGSPTAQRHDGMGLGLCISSHILRRHRSALCLAQQDGVFESSFTLNRARSCPADALESPQTCVS; this comes from the coding sequence TTGCATGAAATCAACAACCCGCTCGGCACCCTGGTCAATGCCGCCTACGCGCTCAGCGCGGACGCCGCGCAAGACTCGAACGTGCGAGCTCTGGCACACACACTGCGTACGGAAGCCGACCGCATCCATCGCCTCGCAGACACGTTAGCCATTCTTTGCCGCGAACAGGATTGCACCCGTACCCGTTTCAATCTCACACCGGTACTCGAAGACCTGCTCCTGCTCGCATCGCTGGAGCCCGGGCTCAGACAGCGCCGCAAAATTAACGCCACCCTTCCCGAACACCCGCTACCCGTCAAGGGCAATCCGGAACAAATCCGCCAAGTATTGTGGAACCTGCTGCTCAATGCTTCGCGACATGGCGTTGGAAATATCGAACTCGAAGTGAAAACTCTGCGCAAAGGCGTTACAGTTACGATGCGCAATCGATGCGCTCAGGAATCCGGCAGCCCTACCGCGCAGCGCCATGACGGTATGGGACTTGGCCTGTGCATCTCCAGCCACATCCTCAGGCGTCACCGTTCTGCACTTTGCCTGGCACAGCAGGACGGCGTATTCGAAAGCAGCTTCACCCTCAATCGCGCGCGCAGTTGCCCCGCCGATGCGCTGGAGAGTCCGCAGACGTGCGTATCCTGA